From the Salvelinus alpinus chromosome 12, SLU_Salpinus.1, whole genome shotgun sequence genome, the window gttatgtgcatcctttcaagcacacccttctcattaacctgtggtgagtttttcacaattttgatttacaaataaggttttatgtaATATGGCTAAATAAAGTACAAAAATATTgattgtgccctggtcctataaaaaGTCTTTGTcgcttcccacgagccgggttgtgacaaaaactcacactcattacgtttaataaatgtatcgtatagtgtgtgtgtgtgtggcaggcttacaatgatggcaaaaaacaacattggggagtgcgctgaccctggtgataGAGGGgatacgcagctggaggttgaatgtttgaaggggtacgggactattaaaagtttgggaaccactggtataGAGCATTATGTTTGAGGAAGAATGTAAAAAGTATGTATAAATGATgtggcttatttgatcgaatagaggTTTCGTAATGATTGGGTTCTTACAAGTGTACTGATTGATATAAGTAGGCCTCGTGATAGCCAACCGAATCTGACTGACAGTCGCACCGATCTGCGCCACAAATAAACGTTTTGGTGCTTCTCTCCCACAACTCCGCTCAATAGTTGGCGTGGAACCCCGTATTACCGGCATATTCAACAGCGTTTAAGAAATATATTACCTTCAACAGTGTTATCTTGTGATCAAGCCATCAATGTTTTGTGATTATTGGTGTCGTAAAAATGTTAGCTAACGGGTTAGCAAGTTTGACATTTCTGTGGAAATAATATCAGCTTTTTGATAAGCGGTTTAGCAAAAAAAAAGACGTCCAGTATTTTCGGCATACGGTCCCCGCCCAGTTATTGCCCACCTTACtattttgttaaattacaagaTATATCCGTTTcatttagttaaaaaaaaaatagacacCAACCTCGTATCCGAAGTGTTTACTAGATAATTGACTAGTTGGCTAGTCTTccggtttaaaaaaaataaaataaaattagtTGCTCGTCAACTTTTGGTTGCGTAGCCTGGTGCGCCCTCATGTGgactcttaaaaaaaaaaaggtacttCACCAACATCTTCAGTGTTTTAACCAAATAATCTCTCAATTTGTTTTACAGATTAATTTTATGTTGTGAAAAAGTAGATACCAGTTTAATAGTAAAATATAAATGAGTATGAAAGATGTACATCAAATAAAACTTACATTTTATTAATGTGCATTGACAAACAATGAAAACACTGTTGGAGTTTGTGTTGCAGACATGCACTTGGAAAGTAAAGGAAGCAATACACAAGACGGGttgaataaacacacacacattatatatataacagtttattttttatacaaaTAAATCATTTAATCTGAAAACAAACATTGCAAACAATTAAATCTCAACCTCCATCCCTATATTGTCacaaaaataatgataaaaatccAGATCCACCGGTACCTCTGGATCCTCCTGCACACACCTGCAGTGGAACCAATGCTGACAGAAGTCACAGCACACCCATGGCACCACGGACCTACACTCCTGAGGTGAGCTTGCAGGcggatcacgctctccgcagcgaGCACAGCAGGTGGTGTCTACTTTTATTtgaaaaaacaaatcaaattgatGAACATGATttgcaatttattttattttatttaacctttatttaactaggcaaatagAGAAGTACTACAGCAACAATAGTAATTGATACAACTGAGAGAAAAACAAACAGATTAAGTACCTGAATGTGGTGCCATGGGTGGCGTGACAGAGGTGCCGGTGGAGCTTTTCTCTTCCTTTTCTGTGCTGCAGTTGAGAGAAAAAGTAGTGTTAGACAGAGCATGTTTCATGAAAAACATTTTCAACTTTTTACATCAATACCTCTGGAGGAAGCTGCAGAAGTTTTGGAGGAGGTGGACATGCCTTCAGGGCTGGTGCTCTGAACTGTAGATATGTAAAGATAGAAAAATGTTTAAACATTGCAGTTTTATAAAACACATCACTAACAGTAATTTTTTCATAATTTAACATGTGTTTACCTGTGGAGGTGATTATTAAAATTGCCGGGGGCAGGGACACCAGACgaggctgctgtggtggtgtgaccaggggagatggaggaggcaaGTAGTCCAGGGGAGGCCGTGTTGGTGGTGACAGACAGGGGGGGTGGTGTGCATCGTAGTGGTGGTGGACAAAACCGCCGACAACAGCTTGGAGGAGCTGGTGT encodes:
- the LOC139535238 gene encoding probable splicing factor 3A subunit 1, which codes for MSCHCLPVCNTCRSRRNPHVSALPATPSSAPQPHHYKHQLLQAVVGGFVHHHYDAHHPPCLSPPTRPPLDYLPPPSPLVTPPQQPRLVSLPPAILIITSTVQSTSPEGMSTSSKTSAASSRAQKRKRKAPPAPLSRHPWHHIQ